Proteins encoded within one genomic window of Solibaculum mannosilyticum:
- the topA gene encoding type I DNA topoisomerase has protein sequence MSNLVIVESPAKAKTIQKYLGSDYEVLASMGHVRDLPKSKLGVDVEHDFQPQYLDIKGKGDLIKKLKQTAAKSSHIYLATDPDREGEAISWHLSQMLGLNEEDPNRVTFNEITKSGVQSGMEHPRKIDLDLVNAQQARRILDRIVGYKISPFLWRKVRRGLSAGRVQSVAVRIIVDREKEIEKFKPEEYWTLDAKMRKKGYQKQFGATFYGDQKGKIKLHNKEEADAILAKLQDAEYIVSNVKKSIRRKSPAPPFITSTLQQEASRKLGFQARRTMKAAQELYEGVEVAGMGAVGLITYMRTDSLRISEEARAAATGYIRDTWGDKYLPEKPRYFKSRASAQDAHEAIRPTMPDLSPDKVKDSLTGDQYKLYKLIWERFIASLMANAVYDTVQADIAAGEYIFKASGRTVRFDGYTVLYEESKDDEEKEGGALPPLEKDDPLILKELKGNQHFTQPPPRYTEASLIKALEEKGIGRPSTYAPTITTILAREYVERDGKALKPTVLGDVITQLMKDHFKDIVDVGFTAHMEDDLDNVEAGKINWVDTLHQFYDGFEQTLEKAEKEMDGTRVKIPDEETDEVCELCGRKMVIKVGRFGKFLACPGYPECKNTKKLVKETGGFCPKCGARVLLKKSKKGRPYYGCENNPRCDFMTWDEPLKETCPKCGKSLFRKKGKNAKIYCANEECGYERAVEKK, from the coding sequence ATGTCCAATTTAGTCATAGTTGAGTCCCCCGCCAAGGCCAAGACCATTCAGAAATACTTGGGTTCTGATTATGAGGTGTTGGCATCCATGGGCCATGTCCGAGATCTGCCCAAAAGCAAATTGGGTGTGGACGTTGAGCACGACTTTCAGCCTCAATATTTGGATATTAAGGGAAAAGGCGATCTAATTAAAAAGTTAAAACAGACCGCTGCCAAAAGTTCGCATATCTATCTGGCAACCGACCCTGACCGTGAAGGGGAGGCTATTTCGTGGCACTTGTCCCAGATGCTGGGATTGAATGAGGAGGATCCCAACCGCGTGACCTTTAATGAGATCACCAAAAGCGGCGTGCAGTCCGGGATGGAGCATCCCAGGAAGATCGACTTGGATCTGGTCAACGCCCAGCAGGCCCGCCGCATTTTGGACCGTATTGTAGGCTATAAGATCAGTCCGTTTTTGTGGCGCAAGGTGCGTCGGGGACTGTCGGCCGGACGTGTACAGTCGGTGGCGGTGCGCATCATTGTGGACCGGGAGAAGGAGATCGAAAAATTTAAGCCGGAGGAATACTGGACCCTGGATGCCAAGATGCGCAAGAAAGGGTATCAGAAGCAGTTCGGCGCCACCTTCTACGGTGACCAAAAGGGCAAGATCAAGCTGCACAACAAGGAGGAAGCCGACGCTATTCTGGCGAAGCTCCAGGATGCAGAATACATCGTTTCCAATGTCAAAAAGAGCATCCGCCGCAAATCGCCGGCGCCGCCTTTTATCACCTCCACTCTCCAGCAGGAGGCGTCCCGTAAATTGGGATTTCAGGCCCGCCGTACCATGAAGGCCGCTCAGGAGCTTTACGAAGGCGTAGAAGTGGCCGGTATGGGGGCCGTCGGTCTTATCACCTATATGCGTACCGATTCGCTGCGCATTTCGGAGGAGGCCCGTGCCGCCGCCACCGGCTATATCCGGGACACTTGGGGAGACAAGTATCTGCCGGAGAAACCCCGGTATTTTAAATCCAGGGCCAGCGCCCAGGACGCCCATGAAGCCATCCGTCCCACAATGCCCGATCTTTCCCCCGACAAGGTTAAGGATAGCCTGACCGGCGATCAGTATAAGCTGTATAAGCTGATCTGGGAACGCTTTATCGCCAGTCTGATGGCAAATGCTGTGTACGACACCGTACAGGCCGATATCGCGGCGGGGGAATATATTTTTAAAGCGTCGGGCCGTACCGTCCGTTTCGATGGATACACCGTCCTGTACGAGGAGAGCAAGGACGATGAGGAGAAGGAAGGCGGAGCCCTGCCTCCTTTGGAGAAGGACGATCCGCTGATTCTCAAGGAGCTCAAAGGCAATCAGCATTTCACTCAGCCTCCTCCAAGGTACACCGAAGCATCCCTCATCAAGGCGCTGGAAGAAAAGGGGATCGGCCGGCCGTCTACCTATGCCCCGACCATTACGACTATTTTGGCGCGGGAGTATGTGGAGCGTGACGGAAAAGCACTCAAGCCTACGGTGCTGGGCGACGTCATTACCCAATTGATGAAGGATCATTTTAAGGATATCGTGGATGTAGGGTTCACGGCCCACATGGAAGACGATCTGGACAATGTGGAAGCCGGTAAGATCAACTGGGTGGATACCCTTCACCAGTTTTACGATGGATTTGAGCAAACCCTGGAAAAGGCTGAAAAGGAAATGGACGGTACCCGCGTCAAAATCCCGGACGAGGAGACCGACGAGGTGTGTGAGCTGTGCGGCCGTAAGATGGTGATCAAGGTGGGGCGGTTCGGGAAATTCCTGGCGTGCCCGGGATATCCGGAGTGTAAAAACACCAAGAAGCTGGTCAAGGAAACGGGTGGCTTCTGTCCCAAATGCGGCGCTCGGGTGCTTTTGAAAAAGTCCAAGAAGGGGCGTCCCTACTATGGATGTGAAAACAATCCCCGCTGCGACTTTATGACGTGGGATGAACCGCTCAAAGAGACCTGTCCTAAATGTGGGAAATCCCTTTTCCGCAAAAAAGGGAAAAATGCCAAAATTTACTGCGCCAATGAGGAATGCGGTTACGAAAGAGCGGTTGAGA